The following coding sequences lie in one Allorhizobium pseudoryzae genomic window:
- a CDS encoding amidohydrolase family protein, giving the protein MCENCKTPQFNMTRRNTLATLGAGLLSPFLASALPKPAAAEDVKGAAKSPREILIRGGYVLPVDPAMKDLVKGDVHIRDGQIVAVAERIEASGAEVIDASEMIVLPGFVDTHWHMWDGLWRGLVNDATDYFNRHDLLPYYSVEDHHTAVQYAALEAINAGYTTCHNWAHGLRDYDDVEAELSALEEAGIRAKLSYNGVIQNVPTPAADLQRALDWIAAHGKGRLGLGMTLDNAGEYFKPQVELARKLKLRPITDHGGFMAYPDVIGPEFIFTHGAGIAPEAVAMIAGKKLGVALCPSTDPMIGAGLPPVYALIEGGVPLDNISMSIDVTCQSPADPFTGMRTLVNSSRIQQVEANKLTGDLLGIAHKGLKWVFSYRDAIRVGTLSGAHVLGLSDQIGSLTPGKRADVILVRTDQPNMLPAANTNPAFQVVQHATPTDVDTVIIDGIIRKRQGKLVGVDVHAVVEKAARAQEAIRKRANMPVLDTTL; this is encoded by the coding sequence ATGTGCGAGAACTGCAAGACACCTCAATTCAATATGACGCGCCGAAATACTTTGGCGACGCTGGGTGCCGGTCTGCTGAGCCCATTTCTGGCCTCCGCACTGCCGAAACCGGCTGCAGCGGAAGACGTCAAAGGCGCTGCCAAGTCGCCCCGTGAGATCCTGATCCGCGGCGGCTATGTGCTGCCCGTCGATCCTGCCATGAAGGACCTGGTCAAGGGCGATGTGCATATCCGGGATGGTCAGATCGTTGCGGTCGCAGAGCGTATTGAGGCCTCGGGCGCGGAGGTTATTGATGCGTCCGAGATGATTGTTCTGCCGGGCTTTGTGGATACCCATTGGCACATGTGGGATGGTCTCTGGCGGGGCCTGGTCAACGATGCCACCGACTATTTCAACCGTCACGACCTGCTCCCGTATTACAGTGTCGAGGATCATCACACCGCTGTTCAGTATGCGGCGCTGGAAGCGATCAATGCCGGATATACCACCTGCCATAACTGGGCGCACGGCCTGCGAGACTATGACGACGTGGAGGCCGAGCTGTCAGCTTTGGAGGAAGCTGGCATTCGCGCGAAGCTGAGCTATAATGGCGTCATTCAAAACGTGCCGACCCCCGCCGCCGATCTTCAACGGGCGCTGGACTGGATTGCGGCCCATGGAAAGGGCCGGTTGGGTCTCGGAATGACCTTGGACAATGCCGGGGAGTATTTTAAGCCGCAGGTTGAGCTTGCCCGTAAACTGAAGCTGCGCCCCATCACCGACCATGGTGGCTTCATGGCGTATCCGGATGTCATCGGGCCTGAGTTTATCTTTACCCATGGTGCGGGCATCGCGCCCGAGGCCGTCGCCATGATCGCCGGCAAGAAGCTCGGCGTTGCCCTGTGCCCCAGCACGGACCCGATGATCGGTGCGGGGCTTCCGCCGGTCTACGCGTTGATTGAAGGCGGCGTTCCGCTCGACAATATCAGCATGAGCATCGACGTCACCTGCCAGTCGCCAGCCGATCCCTTTACCGGGATGAGAACCCTGGTCAATTCCAGCCGCATCCAGCAGGTCGAGGCCAACAAGCTGACCGGCGATCTGCTGGGAATTGCCCACAAGGGCCTGAAATGGGTTTTCAGCTATCGTGATGCCATTCGCGTCGGAACCCTCAGCGGCGCTCATGTTTTGGGCCTTTCCGATCAGATCGGTTCGCTGACGCCGGGCAAGCGCGCAGACGTGATTCTGGTGCGCACCGACCAGCCCAACATGCTGCCTGCTGCAAACACCAACCCCGCCTTCCAGGTCGTCCAGCACGCAACGCCGACGGATGTCGATACCGTGATCATTGACGGCATCATCCGCAAGCGCCAGGGCAAGTTGGTCGGCGTCGATGTCCATGCCGTTGTTGAAAAAGCGGCACGGGCTCAGGAGGCCATTCGCAAGCGCGCCAACATGCCGGTGCTCGATACGACGCTTTGA
- a CDS encoding NAD(P)H-dependent oxidoreductase — protein sequence MHSLIVIAHPDAGSYTHAVAKQVIAGLQEDPQNTVEIADLTAEGFDPSYTDADYRAFRDGTALPADVVAEQARIDRADLLILIFPVYWWSMPAILKGWIDRVFTNGWAYIDAEGQETTRLLGRLSVQTVAIGGATQHTYDKRGYAKALRTQIDEGIFGYAGARRMGLDLLLPLDDASSQAGLQRARAIGANLTCATQEAAGV from the coding sequence ATGCATTCTCTTATCGTGATCGCTCACCCCGACGCCGGATCGTACACCCATGCCGTGGCCAAGCAGGTGATCGCGGGCCTTCAGGAAGACCCGCAGAACACGGTCGAAATTGCCGATCTGACAGCGGAGGGTTTTGACCCAAGCTATACGGATGCGGATTACCGGGCCTTTCGCGACGGAACAGCTTTGCCAGCCGACGTTGTTGCCGAGCAGGCAAGGATCGACCGCGCTGATCTGCTGATTCTGATCTTTCCCGTTTATTGGTGGTCCATGCCCGCCATTCTCAAAGGCTGGATCGACCGCGTCTTCACCAATGGTTGGGCCTATATCGATGCCGAGGGGCAGGAAACGACCCGTCTTCTCGGTCGGCTTTCGGTGCAGACGGTGGCGATTGGCGGGGCAACGCAGCACACCTATGATAAACGAGGGTATGCTAAGGCACTCCGCACACAGATCGATGAGGGCATTTTCGGCTATGCCGGTGCTCGCAGAATGGGGTTGGACCTCCTGCTTCCGCTCGACGACGCATCTTCCCAGGCCGGTCTTCAGCGGGCGCGTGCGATTGGCGCAAACCTCACTTGCGCAACCCAGGAAGCGGCGGGCGTGTAG
- a CDS encoding RidA family protein, translated as MTTRTAIFPAHRHALYQQHGYSAAIQSGDLLFVSGQVGSREDGTAEPDFGAQVRLAFQNLRETLEAAGCTFDDIVDVTTFHTDPQNQIEILMPIKDEFFPAPPFPNWTAIGVTWLAGFDFEIKVIARIPKAV; from the coding sequence ATGACCACCCGTACAGCCATTTTCCCAGCCCACCGGCACGCGCTTTACCAGCAGCACGGCTACTCTGCGGCCATTCAATCCGGCGACCTGCTGTTCGTCTCGGGGCAGGTCGGCAGCCGTGAGGACGGAACGGCGGAGCCTGATTTCGGCGCGCAGGTTCGGCTGGCATTCCAGAATTTGCGGGAAACGCTGGAAGCTGCGGGCTGCACCTTTGACGACATCGTCGATGTCACGACGTTCCACACGGACCCGCAGAACCAAATCGAGATCCTGATGCCGATCAAGGACGAGTTCTTCCCGGCACCGCCTTTTCCGAACTGGACTGCCATTGGCGTCACTTGGCTTGCCGGGTTCGATTTCGAAATCAAGGTTATCGCCCGCATCCCGAAGGCGGTTTAG
- a CDS encoding TetR/AcrR family transcriptional regulator produces MAKTRAQTMEENRAKLIAAARKAFAEKGYAAASMDELTAEAGLTRGALYHNFGDKRGLFAAVVNQIDSEMAARAKAVAATEPDEWKALLAEGIAYIEMALDPEVQRIVLLDGPAVLGDPSKWPSQDNCLQVTRQAVERLIAHGTMKPLDAEAAARLISGASLNAALWVAASEDAAAVLAKAVEAFCAIASGVLVQQN; encoded by the coding sequence ATGGCGAAGACGCGTGCACAAACGATGGAGGAAAACCGGGCAAAACTCATTGCGGCTGCACGCAAGGCCTTTGCCGAAAAAGGATATGCCGCCGCCTCGATGGATGAGCTGACGGCAGAGGCGGGTCTTACGCGCGGCGCGCTCTATCACAATTTCGGGGACAAACGCGGGCTTTTTGCCGCTGTGGTCAATCAGATCGATTCCGAAATGGCAGCTCGCGCCAAGGCGGTTGCAGCCACCGAGCCTGACGAGTGGAAGGCGCTGCTCGCAGAGGGAATAGCCTATATTGAAATGGCGCTTGATCCGGAAGTGCAGCGCATTGTGCTGCTCGATGGGCCTGCTGTGCTGGGTGATCCGTCCAAATGGCCGAGCCAGGACAATTGCCTGCAAGTGACACGGCAAGCCGTCGAGCGGCTGATCGCGCATGGCACCATGAAACCGCTGGATGCCGAAGCCGCCGCCCGGCTGATCAGCGGCGCGTCCCTCAACGCCGCCCTCTGGGTGGCTGCGAGCGAAGATGCTGCCGCGGTGCTGGCAAAGGCTGTCGAGGCTTTTTGCGCAATCGCCAGCGGGGTTCTCGTGCAACAAAACTGA
- a CDS encoding alpha/beta hydrolase family protein: protein MTTNNLIDIARTIPTPDAALTIAYSPIRLDMAGRQPLELRLTAPATGDNLPIVILSHGFGPSFYVPSKDGYAHMAHFWAERGFAVIQPTHASSRVGGLPADAEGAPFFWRERVTEIRTIIDRLTEIEECAPAVSGRFDHNSIAAAGHSFGGHTMSLLLGAELHGEKFRDPRIKAGILLTAPGRGGKDLTEENAARFPFFDLDFSNLTTPSLVICGADDNPHFTPRGPEWHADAYHDGMGAHALLTLDGVGHGLGGIAGLDAKETEIEAPDALEATKRMTLAWLRTALGYDTNAWSSACAALTGPASSLGSVVAK, encoded by the coding sequence ATGACCACGAACAATCTTATCGACATTGCCCGCACCATTCCGACGCCGGATGCCGCTCTCACCATAGCTTACTCGCCGATCCGCCTCGACATGGCTGGGCGGCAGCCTCTGGAACTGCGTCTGACGGCACCGGCAACCGGCGATAACCTCCCCATCGTCATTCTGTCGCATGGGTTCGGGCCGTCCTTCTATGTTCCGTCGAAGGACGGCTATGCGCATATGGCACATTTCTGGGCGGAGCGCGGCTTTGCGGTTATTCAGCCCACCCACGCGAGTTCCCGCGTCGGCGGTCTTCCTGCGGATGCCGAAGGAGCCCCCTTCTTCTGGCGCGAGCGTGTTACGGAGATCAGGACAATCATCGACCGGCTAACCGAGATTGAAGAGTGTGCACCGGCCGTCTCTGGCCGTTTTGACCATAACTCCATCGCGGCGGCAGGACATTCTTTCGGTGGCCATACCATGAGCCTGCTTCTGGGGGCGGAACTTCACGGAGAAAAGTTTCGCGATCCACGTATCAAGGCCGGGATTCTTCTCACGGCTCCGGGCCGAGGAGGGAAGGACCTGACGGAAGAAAACGCTGCACGCTTTCCGTTCTTCGACCTTGACTTCTCAAACTTGACGACGCCGAGCCTGGTCATCTGCGGGGCAGATGACAATCCGCATTTTACGCCCCGTGGTCCGGAGTGGCACGCCGATGCCTACCACGACGGGATGGGTGCGCATGCGCTGCTGACGCTTGATGGCGTGGGCCACGGCCTTGGCGGTATTGCCGGGCTCGACGCCAAAGAGACTGAGATCGAAGCACCGGATGCGCTTGAGGCGACGAAGCGCATGACGCTGGCATGGTTGAGAACTGCCCTGGGCTATGACACCAACGCTTGGTCTTCGGCATGTGCGGCCTTGACAGGTCCGGCGAGCAGCCTTGGAAGTGTTGTTGCAAAATAA
- a CDS encoding helix-turn-helix transcriptional regulator — protein sequence MSDPLAEIVSLLKPMPSIAKLVTAGGAWLVERRELGSPFYCTIVEGRCLLTIAGRSPIMLETGDFILVPQIHAFTMSSLQPPPPGTLPRRLETNPGVFRLGDPDAPADVTAMVGHCSFLANDKQLLSSLLPDIIHARGERRLMDLVAMIHAEMVGGRAARDMILARLLEVLFIDAMRSSGAAETSPGLLRGLSDIRLAPALRRIHQDPSKDVSVKTLAETAAMSRSAFFERFRREVGVSPMEYVAGWRMALAKDLLIRRETPLVEIATKIGYASASAFSVAFTRYVGVTPGVFAKTDGPL from the coding sequence ATGTCCGATCCACTCGCCGAGATCGTCTCATTGCTCAAGCCTATGCCGTCGATTGCCAAGCTGGTGACCGCTGGCGGGGCCTGGTTGGTCGAGCGTCGTGAGCTTGGAAGTCCGTTCTATTGTACGATTGTGGAAGGACGTTGCCTGCTGACGATCGCTGGCCGATCGCCGATCATGCTCGAGACCGGGGATTTCATTCTCGTCCCGCAAATTCACGCATTCACCATGAGCAGCCTTCAACCGCCGCCGCCGGGCACGTTGCCGCGACGGCTGGAGACCAACCCCGGCGTCTTCCGCCTCGGCGATCCAGACGCGCCAGCCGATGTCACGGCCATGGTGGGTCACTGTTCTTTCTTGGCGAACGACAAGCAATTGCTAAGTTCGCTGCTGCCGGACATCATACATGCCCGAGGCGAGCGTCGGCTTATGGATCTCGTCGCGATGATTCACGCCGAGATGGTCGGCGGACGTGCGGCGCGGGATATGATCCTTGCCCGGTTGTTGGAGGTTCTCTTCATCGATGCGATGCGCAGTTCAGGAGCGGCAGAGACATCTCCCGGCCTGTTGCGTGGCCTTTCTGACATCCGGCTCGCGCCAGCGCTGCGGCGCATTCATCAGGACCCGAGCAAAGACGTGTCCGTCAAGACATTGGCAGAGACCGCCGCCATGTCTCGATCGGCATTTTTTGAGCGTTTTCGAAGAGAGGTGGGCGTGTCTCCGATGGAATACGTGGCGGGTTGGCGCATGGCGCTTGCAAAGGACCTGTTGATCCGGCGAGAGACGCCGCTGGTCGAGATCGCAACAAAAATTGGCTATGCCTCGGCCAGCGCGTTTAGCGTCGCTTTCACGCGCTATGTCGGCGTCACGCCGGGGGTTTTCGCCAAAACAGACGGCCCCCTGTAG
- a CDS encoding MFS transporter has translation MTNDTIAVVPGRGGAPLVKDTSRQAVGATAAATVGLVFGPSTFLLFLFGVFVEPLSRTFGWSKPSILFAATIVSLMIMVISPIQGYLIDRFGTRPIVLASSVTFALGLGSMYFLSGNIIGFYVMYAVLPLLGIGLWPVSYLRVVSTWFERRLGLAIGVANGGIGLGAALLPPVITFAILNGSVQWAYVSLGIIVILIVLPVNALFLHEAKKVPAAQGTGAAIAQETGDFKTLVRTRAFIVLSLAFFLLGFVNTGLVTNQISLLIDGGLTPQKAAFVQSVFGIAVLLGRFLTGVLLDYVPAKRLMSAVCLGGALACLIYASAPVGGLVFLSALLIGMVYGAEFDVLSYIIKRSFGLAAFGRIYGTIFAVFQLGAALGATLLPLSRTHFQSYAPGLAVYAVTLLASGLLFVLLKDRSTKRL, from the coding sequence ATGACCAACGATACGATAGCAGTTGTGCCGGGGAGAGGAGGGGCTCCTCTAGTAAAAGATACCAGCCGCCAGGCCGTAGGGGCGACTGCAGCGGCAACGGTGGGGCTGGTTTTCGGGCCAAGCACCTTCCTGCTCTTTTTGTTCGGGGTTTTCGTTGAGCCCTTATCGCGCACCTTCGGTTGGTCGAAACCTTCCATCCTGTTTGCAGCGACGATTGTGTCGCTGATGATCATGGTGATTTCACCGATCCAGGGCTATCTGATTGATCGCTTCGGCACCCGACCGATCGTGCTGGCATCCAGCGTCACCTTTGCGCTTGGCCTGGGCAGCATGTATTTCCTCTCCGGCAATATCATCGGCTTCTACGTGATGTATGCGGTCTTGCCGCTGCTTGGCATCGGATTGTGGCCCGTGTCTTATCTCAGGGTCGTCAGCACCTGGTTCGAGCGGCGGCTTGGCCTTGCAATCGGCGTTGCCAATGGCGGCATCGGTCTGGGCGCGGCCCTCCTTCCGCCGGTCATTACCTTTGCAATCCTCAACGGGTCAGTGCAATGGGCCTATGTCAGCCTTGGCATCATCGTCATCCTGATTGTCCTGCCGGTCAATGCCCTCTTTCTGCACGAGGCAAAGAAGGTGCCTGCCGCCCAAGGCACAGGTGCTGCAATCGCACAGGAGACAGGCGATTTCAAAACGCTCGTCAGAACGCGGGCTTTTATCGTGCTGTCGCTCGCCTTCTTCCTGCTCGGCTTTGTCAACACAGGCCTTGTCACGAACCAGATTTCCCTGTTGATCGATGGGGGGCTAACGCCGCAGAAGGCTGCCTTCGTACAGTCGGTCTTTGGCATCGCTGTGCTGCTCGGCCGCTTCCTGACAGGTGTTCTTCTGGACTATGTGCCAGCAAAACGTCTGATGAGTGCCGTCTGCCTTGGCGGAGCCCTGGCTTGTCTCATCTATGCCTCCGCTCCGGTGGGGGGTCTGGTGTTCCTGTCCGCCCTCTTGATTGGCATGGTTTACGGTGCCGAGTTCGACGTGCTGAGCTATATCATCAAGCGCAGCTTCGGCCTTGCTGCCTTTGGGCGCATCTATGGCACGATCTTCGCCGTGTTTCAGTTGGGCGCAGCCTTGGGCGCAACGCTCCTTCCGCTGAGCCGCACGCACTTCCAGAGCTACGCGCCCGGCCTCGCGGTCTATGCCGTGACCTTGCTGGCGAGCGGGTTGCTTTTCGTGTTGCTGAAGGACAGGTCGACCAAACGCCTTTGA
- a CDS encoding FAD binding domain-containing protein: MEPFSFHRLGSQQARLAALEACDDARYISGGMTLLPSMKLGLVAPSDLLDVTGLPGMRDITVEGRSVRVGAAVTHAAIADNAALNAVCPALCDLASQIGDRHVRNRGTIGGAVANNDPGADYPAALIVLDARIETDIRTIAVEDFLVGMFETALHQHELVTAITFDAPDIARYEKFPHPASGYAMAGVFLARSNSHYRAGITGASGEGAFRCGDLERLLTTGAPLADIAELRFDDLDIFDDRHGSRAYRENLIRVLARRAAVHLKA, translated from the coding sequence ATGGAACCGTTTTCCTTTCATCGCCTCGGCTCGCAGCAAGCCCGGCTCGCAGCGCTCGAGGCATGCGATGATGCCAGGTACATCTCCGGCGGAATGACCCTGCTGCCATCCATGAAGCTGGGCCTTGTGGCGCCCTCCGACCTTCTGGACGTGACGGGCCTCCCTGGCATGAGGGATATCACCGTGGAGGGACGTTCCGTGCGTGTCGGTGCCGCCGTTACCCATGCCGCGATTGCGGACAACGCCGCCCTGAATGCCGTATGCCCCGCATTGTGCGATCTCGCCAGCCAGATTGGTGACCGCCATGTGCGCAACCGCGGTACCATTGGCGGCGCCGTCGCCAACAATGATCCGGGCGCCGATTATCCAGCCGCCTTGATTGTGCTTGATGCTCGAATAGAGACGGACATTCGCACGATTGCCGTCGAGGATTTTCTGGTCGGCATGTTCGAGACCGCGCTTCACCAGCACGAACTCGTGACCGCAATCACCTTCGATGCGCCGGACATTGCGCGATACGAGAAGTTTCCGCATCCGGCCTCCGGCTACGCGATGGCGGGCGTCTTTCTCGCCAGATCGAACAGTCACTATCGAGCAGGAATCACCGGTGCCTCTGGAGAGGGAGCCTTTCGCTGCGGCGATCTGGAACGGTTGCTGACCACCGGCGCGCCACTGGCCGACATCGCCGAACTTCGTTTCGATGATCTCGATATCTTTGACGATCGCCATGGATCGCGCGCCTATCGGGAAAACCTGATCCGCGTGCTGGCAAGACGAGCAGCCGTCCATTTGAAGGCTTGA